The genomic window CCATTACCCCCAACCTCAGTGATTCAGATTTCGGAAAAAATCGCCTCAACCAAAAGGGATTTATACTCAGTGGTTCCTACATGATTTCGGACAGTGTGAAATTCGAACTCACCTACTTGAGTAGCGAGGCGATTCGATCAAACTGGAGGAGTCAGGTTGCAGATGCATCTGACGTCGATTTGATTCAGGTCGACCTATCTGCAAAATTTTAAAAGTTCATGCGTCCTTTCCCGAAATTCATCGTGCAATCTGTAGGCTTTGTGCTACTGCAGCCCATCCCATGAGCTTATCGAAATTCCCCATTTTTTAGGAGCGTGGGGTTGACTTCCCATTCGAAACCACCCAAAAATGATCCCTTTGAGTCGGGACGTAGGTCAGTCTGGTAGACCGCTACGTTCGGGACGTAGAAGTCGCTGGTTCGAATCCAGTCGTCCCGACCATTTTTTTACTTTCGTGGAGTTGCTACGACTGGATGAGAACCTTGGTTCGTACCGAGGATCCCGCTCTCAAGCGGGAGACGACACAAGCGCAGCGCCAATCCAGTCGTCCCGACCATTTTTTTACTTTCGTGGAGTTGCTACGACTGGATGAGAACCTTGGTTCGTACCGAGGATCCCGCTCCACAAGCGGGAGACGACACAAGCGCAGCGTCTGGAGGTTTCCAATAACCAGAATGAAACCGTAGGGCTTGTGCTTGTCGCAAGCCGCCAAAACGTCCGTCTGTCAATCACCTGATCCGAGCTGCAAAACCGACCGAATACCCAACATCCCACAGGTCGCAGCACCCAAGCCCGTCAATCCATCACCCCGTGTACACTTGCCCAGCGCGGGTATTCCTTCTCCAACAGATTCTGAGCCCAGGTGCCAAAAAAGCTGTATCCGCTTCGCCGCTCATAGCCGATTTCCGCATAATCGTACCGCACGACCGAATCCCGATCCAGAAAGATGGGGCGATGCGTCTCCAATTCATAAAAGCGCGCCCATAGTAGCGGGGCCTCTGGATCCGAAATCAACACCCGCTCCAAGCGCCCATCCGGTTGCCTGATCTTCTCAAGCCGTTTTCCATGGATCGCAACGGTGCGCAACCACTCCACAGCTCCCCGCACTGCCTCTTTTACCTGTGGGGAGGGTTCTTCAAGAGACATCAAAAATCGCACAATGCCAACCGACTCGAACCCCGAGAGCGATGGTGGCTCGTATGCACGCGCCCATGCGGGTTCCAGCGTCTCGCGATCATGCTGGGCACACCAGGCCGTCAACTGTCCATCTTGCCAAATCTGGGTGTTCAGGATGCAATCAATGCCACGATTCAAGGCTTCCTCCACACTCACGCGAAGCACCTCATCCACAAAGTCATAGGGTGCTTCACGTTCGGCCACTGACTTCAATAATTCCAGCACCCGAATCATCGCATTGTCGTTGTAGGTGATTTGCGAATAGTAGCGGTCCCCTCTCAATGGGAAAAACTGAGGAAATCCACCATTTTCATACTGGCTCTTCAGCAAATAGCCCAAACCTCGTTCAAATGCTTCGGCATCCCGTGGCGTTGTTGTCGCTTCATACACCTTGGCCAGAAAGCGCATTGGCAATATGGTCGCACCGTTGTCGATGGTATTGCAATGACCCTTCGCTTCAAGCTGTTCCAGCACAGCATCCGTTGCCGGTTCCAATAAATTCCAATTCTTCGGCCATGCCCCATGCTCCGACTGGTAGGTCAGCACCGCATCCGCCGCCTCGCGTGCCTGCACAGAGGCAAACCATACTGAGGGCTTCTTCAGCAATGCCGGTCCCCACTGCAACGTCTCCGTTTGCAGTTCCGCCAACAAGGAAAAATTTCCCAGCAACAGCAGGAACCCACGTCCCAGAAAGAACTTCCATGCGACCGTCATGTTCACAGTCTCCATTTCCCTCATTTCCGAGTCAAGCCACAGCTCAATTTGCCGATCTTCGCGACATGCCCATGCCGTTTCGTTCCCGTCCCAATCCCATGCCCCGCCAGTGGGCATTGTGGGTCTGCATGATATTGCTCACAGGCTTTGTCTTGAGTAGCCTGGGCAGTTTCTGGGTCTCCAGAGAAAATGTGCGAAAAACCATCACCGACAGTGCACTGCCTCTCACCTCTGACAACATCTACTCCGAGATTCAGAGGGATCTGCTGAAACCCGTATTCATCTCCTCCGTCATGGCAACCGATACTTTCGTGCGAGACTGGATACTGGCGGGTGAAAGCGATCCTTCCCGCATCATCAACTACCTCTCCGAAATCAAAACAGAATACCAGACCGTCACGGCCTTCCTGATCAGTGAACTCAGTCGAAACTACTATCACGCAGCACAGGTTCTCAAACAGGTCAACGAATCCGAAGAACGGGATGAGTGGTATTTCCGGGTACGCTCCATGGAGACTCCGTTTGAAATCAATGTCGACATCGACATGGCGAACAACGATGCCATGACCGTTTTTGTCAACTATCGTGTGCTGGACTACGATGGCAGATTCATCGGAGCAACCGGAGTCGGGTTGACGCTGGAGCGGGTCAATCAGTTGATCAAGAGCTACGAATCCCGCTACTCCCGCCACATTCTTTTTGCTGACCCTGATGGCGGGATTGTGCTCGACTCCCAGGGGCGTAATTCAACCACAGAAAATCTCTCCGACATCAAGAAACTGCGTCCCCATCTTCCGGACTTGCTTCAAAAGGAAGCAACTCGTATCCGATACAAGCGTGACGGTTCCCACGTTTTCCTCAACAGTCGCTTTGTCCCCGAATTGGGTTGGTATCTCATAGTCGAACAATCTGAAGACATCCTGCTCGCTCCCCTGCGGAAAACACTGCTGATGAACCTCTTGATCGCGGCAGTCACTACCGTTGCGGTTGCCCTGCTCTGCATCGGCTCTATTCGTAGGTATCAATGCGGTCTCGAAGAACGCAATACTCGTCTGATTCAGGCTCAGGAAAAATTGCAACAACAGCAGGCAACACTCGAACAGAATGCCCGTGAGCTTAGCAATCAAAACCACAAACTTGAATCCCTGAACCAGGAGCGCAACGAATTCCTCGATATCATTGCGCATGACCTCAGAACCCCCGTTCACGGAATCACCGGAATGTGTGAATTGCTCAAAAATGAAGGTATTGATGCAGCGGATCGCCAATCCTGTCTTGACGCGATCACAAGCAGTTCCGAATCCATGATGGAACTCATCCAGAACCTCTCCGAACTTCGCGATGTCGAAAGCATGGAAAGCACCCGCAATCTGGAACCAATGCACTGGAATCAATGCATCTCCACCGTCGTGCAGCGTTTCCGACGCATCGCACAGGCCAAACACATCGAGCTGTGCCTGGCGCTGGACCCAAACTGCAACACGACAGTTGAAGGCAAGCAGGCCTGGATGAACATCGCACTCGGCAATCTGGTCAGCAATGCCATCAAATACAGCCCCCCACATTCTCAAATCGAAATCAAGAGTTGCCTCGATCAAGACCGCATCAGCGTTTCGGTGCGCGATGCGGGTCCTGGATTCTCCGAGGAAGATTTGCAAAACATGTATGGCAAATACCAACGCCTTTCCGCCAAACCCACCGGAGGTGAAACATCGACAGGACTCGGTCTGTTCATCGTCCAGGCCATGGCGTCACGTCTGGGGATCAGCATTGATGTCAACCATCACCCCGAAGGTGGTGCCGTGTTCACCCTGTCCAAAACCTGTCGCATAGCCCTAGTCTGAGATCAAATCCATGGCACTGCGGGCAACTCCGTAGGCAGCACTCGCGTCGCCTCCGATGGCCCATTCAAAGGTGGTGGTTTTTGCGTAGGGAGGCAGCGGGCTGTTCTGGTAAAATGGAGCGGCCCGTTTCTTAAATCCTTCCTCCACTGACTCGAGATACCAATCTCGAAATTGAGTCTCCGCAAGTCCACCTCCAATCACGATGAGTCCAGGATCAAAAAGACTGACCAAATCCGCAAGTCCATAGCCTAGGATGTGAGCCTGCCTCTGGAAGATCTCAATCGCCAATGCATCACCCTGCTCCGCATACTCACGCAGTTTGAAGGCCTTTTGCACGATGGTGGAATCTTCCTGATTCAGCGGATGGTTCGTGTGTCGGTCCTGACTGAGTTGGATCTGGAGCGTGCGTCGCAGTCCGACCAGGGAAACCCAGGCTTCAAGGCAATGCGTGCGTCCATTGGCATCGGCTGGCACCGTTCCGTCCTCTTCTACAAACGGCACGCTGATATCACTGACCTCCAGTGCCAGGCCGTTCGTTCCAGTATACATGACCCCACCGGGAAGCACGAGTCCTCCCCCGAGTCCTGTACCCGGTGCAACAAAGAGCAGTCCCCCCTCTCGTTCCTTGCGATACAGCCATTCCCCAAAAGCAGCCGCGTTGCCATCGTTGGTCATCATCACCGGCTTGCCGATCACTTTTGAAAACTCCTGCTCGATGTTCGTACCGACCCAGTCTTCCGAAAGATTGGACTTCCCCCAAATGACCCCATTTGAACAGGGTGCAGGCACGTCAAGCCCGACTGCGCGAATGGCATCGGGATGTATCCCGCTTTGTTCCGAAAGCAGGCGAAGGGATTCCTCCAGCTGACAAAAGGTGCGACGGTATCCTTCCTGAACACAGCTGGGAATTTCCACCATGGGTCCTGCAGGTTCTCCAGACTGATCAATCAGCATGGACTTTAAGGTGCTGCCTCCGATGTCGAGGCCTGCGAAATAAGATACATCACTCATGCAAATGGGGGTAATTGGGGTTGCCTGCTTCGGTTAAAATGCGATTGACGCATCAGTTTCAAAGCA from Puniceicoccaceae bacterium includes these protein-coding regions:
- a CDS encoding sensor histidine kinase; translation: MPFRSRPNPMPRQWALWVCMILLTGFVLSSLGSFWVSRENVRKTITDSALPLTSDNIYSEIQRDLLKPVFISSVMATDTFVRDWILAGESDPSRIINYLSEIKTEYQTVTAFLISELSRNYYHAAQVLKQVNESEERDEWYFRVRSMETPFEINVDIDMANNDAMTVFVNYRVLDYDGRFIGATGVGLTLERVNQLIKSYESRYSRHILFADPDGGIVLDSQGRNSTTENLSDIKKLRPHLPDLLQKEATRIRYKRDGSHVFLNSRFVPELGWYLIVEQSEDILLAPLRKTLLMNLLIAAVTTVAVALLCIGSIRRYQCGLEERNTRLIQAQEKLQQQQATLEQNARELSNQNHKLESLNQERNEFLDIIAHDLRTPVHGITGMCELLKNEGIDAADRQSCLDAITSSSESMMELIQNLSELRDVESMESTRNLEPMHWNQCISTVVQRFRRIAQAKHIELCLALDPNCNTTVEGKQAWMNIALGNLVSNAIKYSPPHSQIEIKSCLDQDRISVSVRDAGPGFSEEDLQNMYGKYQRLSAKPTGGETSTGLGLFIVQAMASRLGISIDVNHHPEGGAVFTLSKTCRIALV
- a CDS encoding ROK family protein — translated: MSDVSYFAGLDIGGSTLKSMLIDQSGEPAGPMVEIPSCVQEGYRRTFCQLEESLRLLSEQSGIHPDAIRAVGLDVPAPCSNGVIWGKSNLSEDWVGTNIEQEFSKVIGKPVMMTNDGNAAAFGEWLYRKEREGGLLFVAPGTGLGGGLVLPGGVMYTGTNGLALEVSDISVPFVEEDGTVPADANGRTHCLEAWVSLVGLRRTLQIQLSQDRHTNHPLNQEDSTIVQKAFKLREYAEQGDALAIEIFQRQAHILGYGLADLVSLFDPGLIVIGGGLAETQFRDWYLESVEEGFKKRAAPFYQNSPLPPYAKTTTFEWAIGGDASAAYGVARSAMDLISD
- the pelA gene encoding pectate lyase, with amino-acid sequence METVNMTVAWKFFLGRGFLLLLGNFSLLAELQTETLQWGPALLKKPSVWFASVQAREAADAVLTYQSEHGAWPKNWNLLEPATDAVLEQLEAKGHCNTIDNGATILPMRFLAKVYEATTTPRDAEAFERGLGYLLKSQYENGGFPQFFPLRGDRYYSQITYNDNAMIRVLELLKSVAEREAPYDFVDEVLRVSVEEALNRGIDCILNTQIWQDGQLTAWCAQHDRETLEPAWARAYEPPSLSGFESVGIVRFLMSLEEPSPQVKEAVRGAVEWLRTVAIHGKRLEKIRQPDGRLERVLISDPEAPLLWARFYELETHRPIFLDRDSVVRYDYAEIGYERRSGYSFFGTWAQNLLEKEYPRWASVHGVMD